The genome window CACACGACGATTCGTACCGACCAGTTAGTATAGAGCTGCCGAAACACGACTCAGGTATAAATGTGTGATGCCACAGGACCCGACCCGCGCCAGTCCTCGCCGAGGTCCGAAGTGGCACGCCCGACGCCAGATGATCGTAGACACCTCGGCGGGGCTCTTCGCCCACCAGGGCTATCACGCGACCGGCCTGTCCGAGTTGTGCGACGCCAATGAGCTCGGCAGGGGCGCGCTCTATTACTACATCGGGTCCAAGGAGGATCTGCTCGCGGCGATCCACGACCGGGTGATGGATGAGGTGATGCTCAGCGCCGAGCGCGTGGCACGGACAGGCGGATCGCCCTCGGAGCAGCTCGCCGCGCTCGGGGACGAGCTGCTCGACATCATCGCCCGCTACCCCGACCACGTGTGGGTCTTCCTGCACGAGTTCCGTGCGCTCACCGGCGATCGCGCCAAGGCTTTCCGTCGGCGTCGGCGGGAGTACGAGCGCCGCGTCGAGGCAGTAGTGCGAGCCGGTGTCGAGTCGGGCGAGTTCCGCGAGGACCTCGATCCCTGGCTGACATCGCTCGCTTGGCTCGGTCTCCACAACTACACCTACATGTGGTTCAAGCCGAACAGGCGATTGTCAGCACATGACGTCTCCACGGCATTTGGCGATCTTGTCCTTCAGGGCATCACCGGCCAGCCAGACCGCTCCAACATCCACCTCACGGAGCGGAGTAACCGCCGTCGACCACGATCGCCGACCCCGTAGTCCAGCGCGCTGCG of Acidimicrobiales bacterium contains these proteins:
- a CDS encoding TetR/AcrR family transcriptional regulator — its product is MIVDTSAGLFAHQGYHATGLSELCDANELGRGALYYYIGSKEDLLAAIHDRVMDEVMLSAERVARTGGSPSEQLAALGDELLDIIARYPDHVWVFLHEFRALTGDRAKAFRRRRREYERRVEAVVRAGVESGEFREDLDPWLTSLAWLGLHNYTYMWFKPNRRLSAHDVSTAFGDLVLQGITGQPDRSNIHLTERSNRRRPRSPTP